From Candidatus Cloacimonadota bacterium, a single genomic window includes:
- the rplU gene encoding 50S ribosomal protein L21, which produces MYAIIDFKGQQHRVQKDDVLHVAYLEDKEIGSEIEIDSLLLLEDDSKTHIGKPTVKGAKIIAEVLGHGRDKKIIVFKKKRRKSYSRKQGHRQDFTEIKIKEIIKN; this is translated from the coding sequence ATGTACGCAATAATAGATTTCAAAGGTCAGCAACACAGAGTTCAAAAAGACGATGTGCTCCATGTAGCATATCTTGAAGACAAAGAGATCGGCTCAGAAATAGAGATCGATTCCTTACTTCTACTTGAAGATGACTCAAAAACTCATATCGGCAAACCAACCGTTAAAGGTGCAAAGATCATTGCTGAAGTTCTTGGTCATGGAAGAGATAAAAAGATCATAGTTTTCAAGAAAAAAAGACGTAAGAGCTATAGCCGCAAGCAAGGTCATCGTCAGGACTTTACGGAAATCAAGATCAAAGAAATTATTAAAAATTAG
- a CDS encoding Rne/Rng family ribonuclease: MKSELVVNISTFANRMALIENNKLVELFIHREDQNEIVGNIYKGIVKDNVPGMGASFIDIGLERTALLHFRDAVPDFMDLEELDDVNLKEIKNDIYKMGELLEDGQEVMVEVEKAPIGKKGARLTGEISIPGRFMVYMPNKNYIAISRKISSSKEKRRLKQIFSNLKEKNIGLIVRTFAEYHTEQEFKKEYRNLRRTWMEIQEKFKESKEPTCIYNDNDLTSTIIRDLIHKNIDKVIIDSKKVRANVIKRLKMIAPDFIKKIRLYREDANIFDAYGIEREISKIFRSRIYLDSGGFIVIQQTEALVSIDVNTGSFVGNKSLENTVTITNIEAAKEIARQIRLQDLTGMIFIDFIDMYKPENRLKVLQTFRQEMAKDYCPNKIFSSSPLNMVEMTRKRAKGNLLSNFYEPCPSCQGAGRVLSRISILDNIFRWLDRASKYHTKDELEIHIHPWVYEYILEKKPTIKKDYPFTWKFILNGEMGITDFKILSSKSKKDITDLYQV, encoded by the coding sequence ATGAAAAGTGAATTAGTGGTTAATATAAGCACATTCGCAAATCGGATGGCGCTCATCGAGAACAACAAACTTGTCGAATTGTTTATACACCGAGAAGATCAAAATGAGATCGTTGGGAACATATACAAAGGAATCGTCAAAGATAATGTTCCGGGTATGGGGGCAAGTTTTATCGACATTGGACTGGAGCGAACGGCTCTTTTACATTTTAGAGATGCCGTGCCCGATTTCATGGATCTCGAAGAACTGGACGATGTCAATTTAAAAGAAATCAAGAACGACATCTACAAGATGGGAGAATTACTTGAAGATGGGCAGGAAGTTATGGTTGAGGTGGAGAAAGCGCCAATTGGGAAAAAGGGCGCTCGTCTAACTGGTGAGATTTCCATACCCGGTCGTTTCATGGTTTATATGCCAAACAAGAATTACATAGCCATCTCAAGAAAGATCAGTTCGAGCAAGGAAAAACGTCGCCTAAAACAAATATTTTCTAATCTAAAAGAGAAAAATATCGGTCTTATTGTGAGAACTTTCGCAGAATATCATACCGAACAGGAATTCAAGAAGGAGTATCGAAACCTGAGAAGAACCTGGATGGAAATACAGGAAAAATTCAAAGAATCAAAAGAACCGACCTGTATTTATAATGATAATGATTTGACTTCAACGATTATTCGCGACCTTATCCATAAGAACATCGACAAGGTCATCATTGACTCAAAGAAAGTCCGTGCAAATGTGATCAAACGTCTTAAAATGATAGCCCCTGATTTCATTAAAAAGATCCGTCTCTACAGGGAGGATGCCAATATTTTCGATGCGTATGGGATCGAGAGAGAGATCTCAAAGATATTCCGTTCACGCATCTATCTTGATAGCGGGGGCTTTATTGTCATTCAGCAAACCGAAGCATTGGTCTCAATCGACGTGAACACAGGTAGTTTTGTCGGGAACAAAAGTCTTGAAAATACAGTGACCATAACAAATATTGAGGCAGCTAAAGAGATCGCTCGCCAGATCAGACTCCAGGACCTAACAGGCATGATCTTCATAGATTTTATCGATATGTACAAACCTGAAAACCGTCTCAAAGTACTCCAGACATTCCGTCAGGAGATGGCTAAGGATTACTGTCCAAATAAAATATTTTCTTCCAGTCCACTAAATATGGTAGAAATGACCAGAAAACGGGCAAAAGGAAATCTTCTCTCGAATTTCTACGAACCATGCCCATCTTGTCAGGGAGCAGGGCGGGTATTGTCACGGATCAGCATACTCGATAATATTTTTCGCTGGCTGGATCGTGCTTCGAAATATCATACAAAAGATGAACTGGAAATACATATCCATCCATGGGTTTATGAATATATTCTGGAAAAAAAGCCCACGATCAAAAAGGACTATCCTTTTACATGGAAATTCATCCTTAACGGTGAAATGGGGATTACCGATTTTAAGATTTTATCATCAAAATCTAAGAAAGATATAACTGATCTTTATCAAGTTTAG